From the Streptomyces sp. KMM 9044 genome, one window contains:
- a CDS encoding RNA-binding S4 domain-containing protein → MASEDAQYGGTRGDGDTAKATASAPPGPDTAAAVAAAEAAGPQSGETVRTDSWIWSVRLVKTRSLGANACRGGHVRVNGERVKPAHSLRVGDEVRLRHDGRERVVVVKRLIRKRVGAPVAVQCYIDNSPPSPPRDAVAPAGIRDRGAGRPTKRDRRELERLRGLGGPGGPDIPRALEGSAGPAGPGGRGGSGDPSGLVDQGKSAGRKNRGRRSGGTARP, encoded by the coding sequence ATGGCTTCCGAGGATGCTCAGTACGGCGGGACGCGCGGCGACGGGGACACGGCGAAGGCGACGGCCTCCGCGCCCCCCGGGCCCGACACCGCCGCCGCTGTGGCGGCTGCCGAGGCTGCCGGACCGCAGAGCGGGGAGACCGTCCGGACCGACAGCTGGATCTGGTCCGTACGCCTGGTCAAGACCCGTTCCCTCGGTGCCAACGCCTGCCGCGGCGGCCATGTACGCGTGAACGGTGAGCGGGTGAAGCCCGCGCACTCCCTGCGCGTCGGCGACGAGGTGCGCCTGCGGCACGACGGGCGGGAACGGGTCGTCGTCGTCAAGCGCCTGATCCGCAAGCGGGTGGGCGCCCCGGTCGCGGTCCAGTGCTACATCGACAACTCCCCTCCGTCCCCGCCCCGCGACGCCGTCGCCCCGGCCGGCATCCGGGACCGCGGCGCGGGCCGCCCGACGAAGCGCGACCGCCGGGAACTGGAACGCCTGCGCGGCCTCGGCGGCCCGGGTGGCCCCGACATCCCCCGGGCCCTGGAAGGATCCGCCGGACCGGCCGGGCCCGGTGGCCGCGGCGGGTCCGGGGACCCCAGCGGTCTCGTGGATCAAGGAAAGTCCGCCGGTCGCAAAAACCGTGGCAGACGTTCCGGCGGCACCGCGCGGCCGTGA
- the pip gene encoding prolyl aminopeptidase, with the protein MGRYPDIEPYDHGMLDVGDGNRVYWETCGNPHGKPALVLHGGPGSRATPGLRRYFDPDAYRVVLLDQRGAGRSTPGAADHTTDMSVNTTAHLMADLERLRAHLGIERWLVWGVSWGSALGLRYAQTHPGVVSELVLTGVTTGSDPEVALLTRGLGKLFPEAFERFVGELPAGERDGNLAAAYNRLLESPDPDVRERAARAWTDWETAIIPAPPGSVARFQDPGFRRGFARTVTHYWGNGHFLGDGGGVVLRDAHLLKGIPGTLVQGSLDLGNLLGTVWRLHHAWPDSELTIVDEAGHDVGAVGDDVLVEATDRYARGGG; encoded by the coding sequence ATGGGCCGCTACCCGGACATCGAACCGTACGACCACGGCATGCTGGACGTCGGCGACGGCAACCGCGTGTACTGGGAGACCTGCGGGAACCCGCACGGCAAGCCCGCGCTGGTGCTGCACGGCGGCCCGGGAAGCCGCGCGACCCCCGGTCTCCGCCGCTACTTCGACCCCGACGCCTACCGCGTCGTGCTCCTCGACCAGCGTGGCGCCGGACGTTCGACGCCGGGCGCCGCCGACCACACCACCGACATGAGCGTCAACACGACCGCCCACCTCATGGCCGACCTGGAGCGCCTGCGTGCCCACCTGGGCATCGAGCGGTGGCTGGTGTGGGGCGTCTCCTGGGGCTCGGCGCTGGGACTGCGGTACGCGCAGACGCACCCCGGTGTGGTGTCCGAACTGGTGCTCACCGGAGTCACCACAGGGTCCGACCCCGAGGTGGCCCTGCTGACCCGGGGACTGGGGAAACTCTTCCCGGAGGCCTTCGAACGCTTCGTCGGCGAACTGCCCGCCGGTGAGCGCGACGGCAACCTCGCCGCCGCCTACAACAGACTGCTCGAGTCCCCCGACCCCGACGTCCGGGAACGGGCCGCGCGGGCCTGGACCGACTGGGAGACGGCGATCATCCCCGCCCCGCCGGGCTCGGTCGCGCGTTTCCAGGACCCCGGGTTCCGCAGGGGTTTCGCCCGCACCGTCACCCACTACTGGGGCAACGGCCACTTCCTCGGCGACGGCGGGGGCGTCGTCCTCCGCGACGCCCACCTCCTGAAGGGCATCCCCGGCACCCTGGTCCAGGGCAGCCTCGACCTCGGCAACCTCCTCGGCACCGTCTGGCGGCTCCACCACGCCTGGCCGGACAGCGAGTTGACGATCGTGGACGAGGCCGGCCACGACGTCGGCGCCGTCGGCGACGACGTCCTGGTGGAGGCGACGGACCGGTACGCGCGCGGCGGCGGATGA
- a CDS encoding class I SAM-dependent methyltransferase — MKPKMREGYEGAGPGAITPDGCAVELYSRLPVGDEPDIIAAAVPAGARVLELGSGAGRMTHALLERGFTVTAVDESAEMLERVRGARTMCGPIEKLRLDETFDVVLLASFLVHAGDAEVRRGLLRTCVRHLAKGGCVLIQREGEDYHTNVPRERVDPAGFTVRIVSVEPVGDGVDAVHVGYVFPDAVWTQTFRSRPLTKTRFEEALGEEGLRVDRYLTEDGMWVRAVAATTEG; from the coding sequence AGCCGAAGATGCGTGAGGGGTACGAGGGGGCGGGCCCCGGGGCGATCACCCCGGACGGCTGCGCGGTGGAGCTGTACTCGCGGCTGCCCGTCGGGGACGAGCCGGACATCATCGCCGCCGCGGTACCGGCGGGCGCGCGGGTCCTGGAGCTGGGCAGCGGTGCGGGGAGGATGACCCACGCACTGCTGGAACGCGGGTTCACGGTCACGGCCGTGGACGAGTCCGCCGAGATGCTGGAGCGCGTGCGCGGGGCGCGGACCATGTGCGGCCCCATAGAGAAGCTGCGGCTGGACGAGACGTTCGACGTGGTGCTGCTCGCCTCGTTCCTGGTGCACGCGGGCGACGCCGAGGTGCGTCGGGGACTGCTGCGCACCTGTGTGCGGCATCTGGCGAAGGGAGGGTGCGTACTGATCCAGCGGGAGGGCGAGGACTACCACACGAACGTGCCCCGCGAGCGGGTGGACCCGGCGGGCTTCACCGTGCGCATCGTGTCGGTCGAGCCGGTCGGCGACGGAGTCGACGCGGTGCACGTCGGGTATGTGTTCCCGGACGCGGTGTGGACGCAGACGTTCCGGTCACGGCCGCTGACGAAGACGCGGTTCGAGGAGGCGCTGGGGGAGGAGGGCCTGCGCGTCGACCGGTATCTGACGGAGGACGGGATGTGGGTGAGGGCGGTGGCGGCAACGACCGAGGGCTGA
- a CDS encoding uracil-DNA glycosylase, whose translation MDHPSGLPGFRGLPDLPASSGARDPSGLPGLDRRVTGCRACPRLVDWREEVARTKRAAFADRTYWGRPVPGFGPPDARLLIVGLAPAAHGGNRTGRMFTGDRSGDVLYEGLYDVGLASQPTSTHSGDGLELYGVRVTSPVHCAPPANRPTPGERDTCRPWLVRELRLLRPTLRAVLVLGAFGWHASLPALDAAGWTVPRPRPAFSHGAHVVLSAPDGDDLRLFGCFHVSQRNTFTGRLTPTMLREVLRTAAEAAGLPARK comes from the coding sequence ATGGACCACCCCAGTGGCCTCCCCGGCTTCCGCGGCCTCCCCGATCTCCCGGCCTCCTCCGGTGCCCGCGACCCTTCCGGCCTTCCCGGTCTCGACCGGCGCGTCACCGGGTGCCGTGCCTGTCCGCGGCTGGTGGACTGGCGTGAGGAGGTCGCCCGGACCAAACGCGCCGCGTTCGCCGACCGGACGTACTGGGGCCGGCCGGTGCCGGGATTCGGACCGCCGGACGCCCGGCTGCTGATCGTAGGGCTGGCGCCCGCCGCGCACGGCGGCAACCGCACGGGACGGATGTTCACCGGAGACCGGTCCGGGGACGTGCTGTACGAGGGGCTGTACGACGTCGGGCTCGCCTCGCAGCCGACGTCCACGCACAGCGGGGACGGACTGGAGCTGTACGGCGTACGCGTCACCTCGCCCGTGCACTGCGCCCCGCCCGCCAACAGACCGACCCCCGGCGAACGGGACACCTGCCGGCCCTGGCTGGTGCGGGAACTGCGGCTGCTGCGGCCGACGCTGCGGGCCGTTCTCGTCCTCGGTGCCTTCGGCTGGCACGCCTCGCTGCCCGCCCTCGACGCGGCGGGCTGGACCGTGCCCCGCCCCCGCCCGGCCTTCTCCCACGGCGCCCACGTCGTACTCTCCGCCCCGGACGGCGACGACCTGCGTCTCTTCGGCTGCTTCCACGTCAGTCAGCGCAACACCTTCACCGGCCGGCTCACCCCCACCATGCTCCGAGAGGTCCTGCGCACGGCGGCCGAAGCAGCGGGGCTGCCCGCGCGAAAATGA